Proteins encoded together in one Macadamia integrifolia cultivar HAES 741 chromosome 8, SCU_Mint_v3, whole genome shotgun sequence window:
- the LOC122087736 gene encoding mitochondrial carnitine/acylcarnitine carrier-like protein, whose product MADIAKDLTAGTVGGAAQLVCGHPFDTIKVKLQSQPTPAPGQLPKYSGAMDAVKQTIAAEGPRGLYKGMGAPLATVAAFNAVLFTARGQMEALLRSEPGAPLSVNQQVVCGAGAGVAVSFLACPTELIKCRLQAQSALADSGSASGATKYGGPMDVARHVLRSEGGTRGLFKGLVPTLAREVPGNAVMFGVYEGFKMFLAGGQDTSSLGRGSLIAAGGLAGGSFWLSVYPTDVVKSVIQVDDYKNPKFSGSIDAFKKILASEGVKGLYKGFGPAMARSVPANAACFLAYEVTRSSLG is encoded by the exons ATGGCAGACATAGCTAAAGACTTAACTGCTGGAACCGTCGGAGGGGCTGCACAGTTGGTATGTGGTCACCCCTTTGACACGATCAAGGTCAAGCTCCAGAGCCAGCCTACCCCAGCCCCTGGCCAGCTTCCCAAGTATTCAGGTGCCATGGATGCTGTTAAGCAAACAATTGCAGCTGAAGGCCCGAGGGGCTTGTACAAAGGTATGGGTGCGCCACTTGCCACTGTGGCAGCTTTCAATGCTGTCCTTTTCACTGCGAGAGGACAGATGGAAGCATTGTTGAGGTCCGAACCTGGTGCTCCCCTTTCAGTCAACCAGCAAGTTGTTTGTGGGGCTGGGGCTGGAGTTGCTGTCTCCTTCCTTGCATGCCCCACCGAGTTGATCAAGTGCAG gttgcaagcccAAAGTGCTTTGGCAGATTCTGGTTCTGCATCAGGGGCAACAAAGTATGGAGGGCCAATGGATGTTGCAAGGCATGTTCTCCGATCGGAAGGGGGTACAAGAGGCCTCTTCAAAGGTCTAGTTCCCACTCTTGCACGTGAAGTCCCTGGAAATGCTGTGATGTTTGGTGTGTATGAAGGCTTCAAGATGTTCCTTGCAGGGGGCCAAGACACTTCTAGTCTTGGTAGGGGCTCTTTAATTGCTGCTGGAGGCTTAGCTGGTGGCTCTTTCTGGCTCTCGGTTTATCCAACTGATGTAGTGAAGAGTGTTATTCAGGTAGATGACTACAAGAATCCTAAGTTCTCTGGTTCTATTGATGCATTCAAGAAAATTTTAGCATCTGAGGGAGTCAAAGGCTTGTACAAAGGATTTGGGCCTGCAATGGCCCGTAGTGTTCCTGCAAATGCAGCATGCTTTTTAGCCTATGAAGTGACAAGATCCAGCTTGGGATGA